One genomic segment of Podarcis raffonei isolate rPodRaf1 chromosome 7, rPodRaf1.pri, whole genome shotgun sequence includes these proteins:
- the LOC128417014 gene encoding lymphocyte antigen 6E-like, with the protein MKASFAALLAVLLCVERVASLTCFHCENEENNWNCLKPKTCSDSDKYCVTKYFGGGVGDNKKQSISKYCSPMCPQGGIDLGVMAFSIKCCESELCNLSGASGVKSSSLILVAGTLASLLYIFGAKL; encoded by the exons ATGAAGGCTTCCTTCGCCGCGCTGCTGGCAGTTCTGCTCTGCGTGGAGAGAG TGGCATCGCTGACCTGCTTCCACTGTGAGAATGAGGAAAACAATTGGAACTGCCTGAAGCCAAAGACCTGCAGCGACTCGGACAAGTACTGCGTCACCAAGTATTTCGGTGGAGGTGTCG gtGACAACAAGAAGCAGTCCATCAGCAAATACTGCTCTCCCATGTGCCCCCAAGGAGGGATCGACCTTGGCGTCATGGCCTTTTCCATCAAATGCTGCGAGTCCGAGCTGTGCAACTTAAGCGGGGCTTCCGGCGTGAAAAGCAGCTCCCTGATCTTGGTTGCAGGCACCTTGGCCAGTCTGCTGTACATCTTTGGAGCCAAGTTGTAG